In the Sandaracinus amylolyticus genome, TGTTCGTCTGGACGACGTTCGGGTGGTGCAGTCGTGCGGCCAGCTTCGCCTCGTCGAGGAACATCTCGACGATCTGCGGCTCGTCCTTCATGTGCGCGTGCAGGCGCTTGATCACGAGCAGCTTGCGGAAGCCGTTCGGACCCTGCGAGAGCGCGAGAAAAACCTCGGCCATCCCGCCGTGACCGAGCTTTCCGACGAGCACGTACTCGTCGAATCGCTCCATCGCCACGGGCGAGAGATGCAACGTCGCGCTCGACGTGACGCTGGTGGGGACCGTCCCGGTCGCGACGGTCCCAGTGGCGTCCGCGCGCGCCTCGGCTTTCGTGCTCGTACGCACTCGCCGCGAGTATTCGGCCAACTCGGTCGAGCGCAATCGAGGATCGGAGTCGTTCGCCGATTCTTCACGATGGAATCTCGATGAGCGTGCGAGTGCGACATCGGTCATCGCGCACGTCGCGCGACGACGATGTCACTTGTTCTCCACACGCGCGGCACCGGGCTCGAGGCGACCGACCAGGAGCGCACGCTCGAGCCCGCGATAGCGCTCGTGGACGCCGGGCGCGATGCGCGTCGCGCCCACCAGCTTCGCGAGCGGCGCGGCCGCGACCTCGTCGGTGAGCGACGCGCGCACCGCGCGCGCGACATCGTCGGGCAGGAGCGCCGACGCGCAGAGCGTGTCTCCGGGGATCGGCGCGCTGACGTCGATCACGGTCACACCGTGCTCGTCGGACCAGGGTCGCCGCACGATCTCGCCGTCGGCGCCCACCGTGCAGAACGCGGCGCCGACGTCGGCCGCGCCGGACGCGAGCGCGTCGAGGACGGCCTCGTAGGAGCCCACGAACCCCTGCGATCGCAGCGCGAGGTCGGGATCGACGCCGCGCTCGCACAGGAGCGCGCGCGGCACGAGGTATCCAGCCGCCGACCAGTTGTCGACCCACACCGCTCGACGACCCGCGACGTCCTCGTACGACGAGACCACGCCGCGACGGCCGAGCAGCGCGGACGCGTACTGCGCGCGACCGTCTCGCTCGACCGAGACCAACATCCGCACCGCGCCGAGGCGCGCCGCGCGCACGTACGCGACGGGCGGCAACCACGCGAGATCCACGTCGCCCTCGCCCACCGCGTCGACGAGCTCGGCGTAGCTGCGGAAGCGGTCGATCTCACACCCTCGATCGAGCGCGGATCGGAACGCGTCGCGAAGCTGCACGGAGTCGAGGTCGCGCGCGTCGTTCACGATTCCGATGCGCAGCGCGCGCACCGACTCTGCGCTGACGAGCGAGCTCTCGTCGATCGTCACGCGCTGGACGCTCGGGACGCTGACGCGGTTCAGCTCGACGACCGTCGGGTCGGGATCGTCGTCGTCGTCGAGCTCGTCGAGCGGGTGATAGCCGGCGGGCGGAGGGACCGTGCGCGCCTCGTCGGCCTCGGTGATCGACGCGAGCATCGTCGCGAGCTCGCGCATCGTGGGCCGCAGCGCGGGATCGACCGAGAGCGCGGCGCGGATCGGCGTCGCGAACGCGTCGTGCACACCCACGAGCAGGCGCGGGCTCGTCGCGTCGAGCTTGGAGATCTCCCGGAGGAGCAGATGCAGCTGGGTCGACTCGTAGGGGACGCGCCCGGTGAGCGCCTCGTGGAGACACACGCCGATCGACCACACGTCGGCGGGAGGTCCGACCTCGTCGTCGACGATCTGCTCGGGGGCCATGTAGTGCGGCGTGCCCAGCAGCGTTCCGTCCAGCGTGATGCGGGTGTACGGGTGGTCGTCGATCCGCTTGGCGATGCCGAAGTCGACGAGCTTGGGGACGAGCAGGCCGCGCGGGTCGCGCGCGAGCACGATGTTCGAGGGCTTCACGTCGCGGTGCACGATCCCGAGCTCGTGCGCCGACGCGAGCGCGTCGATCACGGGCAGGAAGATGGTGAGCAGCTCGTGCGTGGAGAGCCGCCCGACGCGATCGAGCCGCTCGTGCAGATCCTCGCCCTCGAGCAGCTCCTGCACGAGGAAGAGCGAGCCGTCCTCGGCGGCGCCCATGTCGAGGACGTCGACCACGTTCGGGTGGGAGAGACGCGACGCGGTGCGTGCCTCTTCGAAGAGCCTCCGCTGCACCGTGCGTGGCAGTCCGGGGTGCATCAGCTTCAACGCGACGCGCCGGTGCGTCCACGTGTTGATCGCCTCGTGCACCACACCCATCCCGCCTCGTCCGATCTCGCGCAGGAGCTCGTATTTCTGCGCGATGGGCGAGGATCGATGAGCCGTGGGGGGCGCGTGATCGGACTCCGCGACTCCACGTGGAACTGCGGCGCTCATGCTCGATCAATAAGCGGCATCCACTCCCGCTCCACAAGCCACGGGACGGTCATAGGCCGCGACATCACGACGAATTGGCCCTGGTGAAAAGGTGACGACACCGGTCCGAAACCGAGCGAGGCCGACATGACGCGAGCGGGGTCGCACGTAGAGGTGAATCGGAGGCGCTTCGGGATGCGATCGGCTCGTGTCAGGCTCGTGCGAAGGGTCGCGATCGGCGCGATCCTCGTGGTGATCATGGTCTTCGGCTTCGCGACCCGACTGCAGCGTGCGCTGCTCTTCCACCCCGACGCCGCGCCCACGAACGAGGCGATCGCGGCGCGCGTGCCCGGCCTCGAGCGCTGGTGGCACGAGAGCGAAGAGGGGCGGGTCGAGGCGTGGTTCATCCCGGGCGACGGGGTCTCGGCGGAGTCGCCGGGCCCGCTCGTGATCTACGCGCACGGCAACGCAGAGGTGATCGATCCACTGCCGCTCTGGCTGGGGCCCTATCGCACGATGGGGATCTCGGTGCTGCTGCCCGAGTATCGCGGCTACGGGCGCAGCGAAGGCACACCGAGCGAGCGCGCGATCCGCGAGGACCTCGTCGCGTTCCACGATCGCGCGGTCGCGCGCCCCGAGGTCGATCCCTCGCGCGTCGTGCTGCACGGCGTGTCGCTCGGAGGTGGTGCGGTGGCGCAGCTCACGCGAGAGCGCCCGCCCGCGGCGATGATCCTGCAGTCGACGTTCGCGAGCGTCGCCGAGATCGCGTGGGAGCTCTATCGCGCGCCGCGCTTCTTGATCTCGGATCCCTTCGACACGATCCGCGTCCTGCGCGGCACGAGCACGCCCGTGCTGCTGCTGCACGGCCGGCGCGACACGGTGGTCCCGTTCGCGCACAGCGAGCGCCTGCAGCGCGCGCTGCCGCGCAGCGAGCTCGTCGCGTGCGACGCGGGGCACAACGATCTTCCGCCCGCCGATCTCGACTACTGGGGCGAGATCCGCGCGTTCCTCGAGCGCAGCGACGTCCTGCGCTGACGGGCTACGATGCGCGCCGAATGGCACGCATCGTCCCGGAAGTCTGGAACATCCCCGCTCGACTGCGCGAGAAGGTGGGCCCGCGCGCGGGCCGACAGCGACTCATGACGCTCGACGGGCACGTGCTGCTGCTCCTGCACCAGGTCCCCCGCGACGCCGATCCCGATCGCCACGCCGTCGTGTTCTGGCGCGACGTGGAGGGCGACTGGCGCTGCGCACCGGGCCGCGACGACATCGCGACCCTGCAGACGCACGTCGACGCCTACGCGAAGTACGTCGACGAGCTCGAGGAGCAGCTCGCGAAGGCGTGTCGCGCCGAGGAGTACCTCGCGGTGGTGCGCGCCGCGCGCCCGGTGCAGCGCGCCGCGCGCCACATGTACCAAGCGCTCGCGCAGCTCCGCGAGACGCTGCCCGAGGACGATCGTGTCCTGCCGATCCGCGACCTCGCGTACGAGGTCGAGCGCGCGATCGAGCTGCTCGTCGAAGAGGCCGACGGAGAGATGCAGTTCCTGGTCGCGAAGCGCGCCGAGGAACAAGCGCGCTTGTCGGAGCGGATCTCGATCCAGACGCACCGACTGAACATGATCGCGGCGCTCTTCCTGCCGATCACCGCGCTCGGCGCGATCCTCGGGATGAACCTCGAGAACGGCCTCGAGCACCTCCCGGAGCCGGTCACGTTCTGGTCGATCGTCGCCGGCGCGTTCCTGGTGGGGTTCTTGATTCGATCGCAGGTCGCGCGAGAGCGTGGCGGACGATTCGCCGTGGCGACACGGAGACGACACGGGTGCTCGGTCGAATCGCGCTCATGCGATCACGACTGCGCACACGTCTCGGAATCGGACTCTCGGTCTTTCTCGCGGCGTGCGACGGCGCTGCCGCGACTCCTCGGGACGGCGCGCAGCGCATCGTGATCGACGGGTCGAGCACGGTGTTCCCGCTGAGCGAGGTGGTCGCGGAGGCATTCCATCAGTCGTCGCGCGCTCCGATCAGCGTCGACGAGTCCGGCACCGGAGGCGGCTTTCGGATCTTCTGCGAGGGTGACAGTGCGATCCACGGCGCGTCGCGCCCGATCACTGCGGAAGAGATGGAGCGCTGTCGCGCGGGTGGCGTCGAGTACGTCGAGCTCCCGGTGGCGTACGACGGGATCGTCGTCGTGGTTCACGAATCGAATTCGTGGGCGAGCTCGATGACGCTCGCGGACCTGCGACGGCTCTTCGGGGCGGACGCGACGGAACAGGTGACTCGCTGGCGACAGGTGCGCGCGGAGTGGCCCGATCGCGAGCTGCACGTCTATGCGCCCGGCAGCGACTCCGGCACGTTCGACACGTTCACCGAAGCCGCGCTCGGGACGCCGCGCTCGATGCGCACCGACTACGACGCGAGCGAGGACGACGACTACATCGTTCGTCGCATCCTGCGCGATCCGAATGGGATCGGCTTCGTCGGATATTCGTACTTCGCGCACAACCGCGCGCTGCTGCGCGCGGTCGCGATCGACGATGGGAACGAGATGAACGGAGTCGGCGCGATCGCGCCCGGACCGGCGACGATCGCGGACGGCTCGTACCAGCCGCTCTCGCGCCCGCTCTTCGTCTACGTCTCGCGCGCTGCGCTCGATCGGCGCGAGGTCGCGCAGCTCACCGAGCTCTACCTGCGCGAGGCCCGCACGCTGGTGCCGCGCGCGGGGATGGTCACGCTGCGCCCGCGCGCGTACGAGCTCGGCCTCGCGCGGCTGCGCACGATGACGACCGGCTCGGTGTTCGCATACGCGCAGCTGCGCGAGGGGCTGACGGTCGAGCAGGCGCTCGAGGAGTGAGAGGGAGCGCGCAGCGCTCAGTGTCGACTGTCCGGAGCTGCCTCGTACTCCTCGAACACGATCAGCTCCACGTCGGTGCCGTCTCCGATCTTCGTCAGGAGCGCGCGCACGTCCGCCCACGCGAGACCGCCGAGACCCGCGGCGATGCGCGGCAGGCCCAGCGGTGAGATCCGATCACGCTCGGCGATCGCGACCATCGCACGCAGCGACGTTTCCACCGCCGTCATGGTGGCCTTCGTGCGCCACGTCTTCTGGGTCGCGAGGTTGAAGATCGTGAGGTCGTCGTCCTCGCGCCACGCGAAGACGTCGCCCGGCGCGAAGCGCCCGTCGGCACAGCGACGCCGGTACTCGGCGTACATCTTCGGAAACCTCGCCCGGAACTCGATGGCGATCCCGCGGCCCATCGCGCCCGCGCAGTTGCATCCGTGTGCGAGCCCCCGAAGGCCTTGCTGCGCGAAGAGATCGCCCTTCGTGAATCGGGTCGGCATGTGTGCTGCTCGTTGCACGAGCGCACGAGCGCGTCGAGAGAGAAACCCCAGAACGACGAAGCCCCGCGAGCGAGGGCTCGCGGGGCTTCTGGGCGGTCGCCGAGGATCCAAATCGCCTGCGCGACGGAACAGCTGACGTCAGCCCTCGCCGCTCAGGATCCGAGGCGCCTGGGACGCAGTGCAGATCGAGTAGTGTGGGCTGCAGCGAGTCGCGATCGCATAGCTCGCGGCATCCGAGGCGCTCTCGCATGCGAAGTGCTCGTCCCAGGTCGCACTCCCGCTGGCACCATACTCACCATCACATTGGTCGGAGGTGACCTGCGTGCCTCCAAACATGCACTCCTCGAACGAGCTGGAGTCGTCCCCGTCGCCGCGCAGGATGTCGTCACCACCGAAGCCGCACATCAGGTCGTCGGCTCCGTCGGCGTCGGAGTAGCCCTCATCCGGCCAATTGCTGTAGAGCCGATCCGGATTGCTGCTTCCGTACAGGTGATCCGCGCCGCCTTCGCCCTGGAGGGCGAGCCCGAACGAGAACGCCGCATTGAAGTCGGCGACGTAATTGCGGTGCGTCGCCGTTGCCGTGCAGAGCTGATCAGCTCCGACGTGCGGTCCGATCACGTCGTCGCCCTGACGCCCGAGCAGAGTCGCGGAGTCGGAGCTCGAGAGGCTCGTGGTGCACGACGTGAGATCCGTGCTCGTCCAAGTGGCGCCCGTCTGCCGACACACACGAGCGTAGTTTCGAACCGTTCGCACCCAGGTCGAACAGTTGGATCCCGAGTAACATGGCGAGCACTGTCCGAGACAGGCGGGATAGCCGAAGAAGGTCAGGTCTTCGTCGACAGCACGACCAATCGCAATCGCGTCCGCCGACGTGGTCCCAGTGTAGTAGGCGCATTGCGCCATCGCGCGATTCGACGAGGCGACGGCTATACCGAGCACGAGCCCAACCAGAATCGAAAACCAGAGTACGCGCATCAGAACGACCTTTCTGCGAGCGCCTGCAGATCAACAGCCCGCGTGCTGATGCTCTGATCGGAAAGTAGCGATGGCACGTCGATGGCGCGGCAGTCCCGCATCGGAGATCACCGGCAACGAGCGCGCGGAAACGCCAAAACGACGAAGCCCCGCGAGCGG is a window encoding:
- a CDS encoding protein kinase domain-containing protein, translating into MSAAVPRGVAESDHAPPTAHRSSPIAQKYELLREIGRGGMGVVHEAINTWTHRRVALKLMHPGLPRTVQRRLFEEARTASRLSHPNVVDVLDMGAAEDGSLFLVQELLEGEDLHERLDRVGRLSTHELLTIFLPVIDALASAHELGIVHRDVKPSNIVLARDPRGLLVPKLVDFGIAKRIDDHPYTRITLDGTLLGTPHYMAPEQIVDDEVGPPADVWSIGVCLHEALTGRVPYESTQLHLLLREISKLDATSPRLLVGVHDAFATPIRAALSVDPALRPTMRELATMLASITEADEARTVPPPAGYHPLDELDDDDDPDPTVVELNRVSVPSVQRVTIDESSLVSAESVRALRIGIVNDARDLDSVQLRDAFRSALDRGCEIDRFRSYAELVDAVGEGDVDLAWLPPVAYVRAARLGAVRMLVSVERDGRAQYASALLGRRGVVSSYEDVAGRRAVWVDNWSAAGYLVPRALLCERGVDPDLALRSQGFVGSYEAVLDALASGAADVGAAFCTVGADGEIVRRPWSDEHGVTVIDVSAPIPGDTLCASALLPDDVARAVRASLTDEVAAAPLAKLVGATRIAPGVHERYRGLERALLVGRLEPGAARVENK
- a CDS encoding CorA family divalent cation transporter, whose protein sequence is MARIVPEVWNIPARLREKVGPRAGRQRLMTLDGHVLLLLHQVPRDADPDRHAVVFWRDVEGDWRCAPGRDDIATLQTHVDAYAKYVDELEEQLAKACRAEEYLAVVRAARPVQRAARHMYQALAQLRETLPEDDRVLPIRDLAYEVERAIELLVEEADGEMQFLVAKRAEEQARLSERISIQTHRLNMIAALFLPITALGAILGMNLENGLEHLPEPVTFWSIVAGAFLVGFLIRSQVARERGGRFAVATRRRHGCSVESRSCDHDCAHVSESDSRSFSRRATALPRLLGTARSAS
- a CDS encoding alpha/beta hydrolase: MRRVAIGAILVVIMVFGFATRLQRALLFHPDAAPTNEAIAARVPGLERWWHESEEGRVEAWFIPGDGVSAESPGPLVIYAHGNAEVIDPLPLWLGPYRTMGISVLLPEYRGYGRSEGTPSERAIREDLVAFHDRAVARPEVDPSRVVLHGVSLGGGAVAQLTRERPPAAMILQSTFASVAEIAWELYRAPRFLISDPFDTIRVLRGTSTPVLLLHGRRDTVVPFAHSERLQRALPRSELVACDAGHNDLPPADLDYWGEIRAFLERSDVLR
- a CDS encoding macro domain-containing protein — translated: MPTRFTKGDLFAQQGLRGLAHGCNCAGAMGRGIAIEFRARFPKMYAEYRRRCADGRFAPGDVFAWREDDDLTIFNLATQKTWRTKATMTAVETSLRAMVAIAERDRISPLGLPRIAAGLGGLAWADVRALLTKIGDGTDVELIVFEEYEAAPDSRH
- a CDS encoding PstS family phosphate ABC transporter substrate-binding protein, giving the protein MIDGSSTVFPLSEVVAEAFHQSSRAPISVDESGTGGGFRIFCEGDSAIHGASRPITAEEMERCRAGGVEYVELPVAYDGIVVVVHESNSWASSMTLADLRRLFGADATEQVTRWRQVRAEWPDRELHVYAPGSDSGTFDTFTEAALGTPRSMRTDYDASEDDDYIVRRILRDPNGIGFVGYSYFAHNRALLRAVAIDDGNEMNGVGAIAPGPATIADGSYQPLSRPLFVYVSRAALDRREVAQLTELYLREARTLVPRAGMVTLRPRAYELGLARLRTMTTGSVFAYAQLREGLTVEQALEE